The Mytilus trossulus isolate FHL-02 chromosome 3, PNRI_Mtr1.1.1.hap1, whole genome shotgun sequence genome contains a region encoding:
- the LOC134711335 gene encoding V-type proton ATPase subunit D-like: MSGKDRLNVFPSRMAMAMMKVRLKGAQKGHSLLKKKADALTLRFRMILKKIIETKVLMGDVMKEASFSLAEAKFTTGDFNHNVLQNVNKAQMKVRTKKDNVAGVMLPIFESYQDGSDSYELTGLSRGGQQIDKLKKNYAKAIQLLVELASLQTSFVTLDEVIKITNRRVNAIEHVIIPRIENTLSYIISELDEREREEFFRLKKIQEKKKKNKKAAEDLKAKRKAAGELKEADEAPNILNEGMDQDLLFTD, encoded by the exons gGCCATGGCCATGATGAAAGTTAGACTAAAGGGTGCACAAAAAGGTCATAGCTTATTAAAGAAAAAGGCAGATGCATTAACACTTAGATTTagaatgattttaaagaaaattattgag acaaaagtTTTAATGGGAGATGTAATGAAAGAAGCCTCCTTTTCTCTGGCAGAAGCTAAATTCACTACTGGTGATTTCAACCATAATGTATTACAGAACGTCAATAAAGCTCAGATGAAAGTTAGAACAAAAAAGGATAATGTAGCAG GTGTTATGTTACCAATATTTGAAAGCTACCAAGATGGTTCAGATA GTTATGAATTAACCGGTTTATCAAGAGGAGGGCaacaaatagataaattaaaaaagaactatGCTAAAGCAATACAGTTATTGGTAGAGCTGGCCTCTCTACAGACTTCCTTTGTCACATTAGATGAAgtcattaaaataacaaatagaaGAGTTAATGCTATTGAACATG TTATTATACCAAGAATAGAAAATACCTTATCGTATATAATTAGTGAATTAGATGAAAGAGAAAGAGAAGAGTTCTTTAG attaaagaaaattcaagagaagaaaaagaaaaataagaaggCTGCTGAAGATCTAAAGGCAAAAAGGAAAGCTGCTGGAGAATTGAAAGAGGCTGATGAAGCACCAAATATCTTAAATGAAGGGATGGATCAAGACTTGTTGTTTACAGATTGA